The genomic segment CGGGCGTAACTCAGTGGTAGAGTGTCAGCTTCCCAAGCTGAAAGTCGCGGGTTCGACTCCCGTTGCCCGCTCCAGATCAGGCGCCGGAGGCCGAGGTTGGTTCTCCGGCGCCTCTTGATTGCTCGCGCGAGGGCGAGAATCGGGGGACAGGTCGCACGGGGACGGCTCGCATGCGGATCGTGTCGGTCGATGAAGGCTCGCCCGCCCAGCGCATCGGGGTGCGCGCGGGGGAGACCCTCGTCGCCATCAACGGCAACTCGATCCGGGATGTCCTCGACTATCACTTCCACGCGGCCGACGGGGATCTCGAGATCCTGGTCTCCTCCTCCCCAGCGGCAACGCGGACACTGGAGGTGCGCCTCGATCCGGGCCAAGCGCTCGGCCTTCAGCTCGAGGAATTGAAGATCCGCCTCTGCGGCAACAACTGCATCTTCTGCTTCGTCGACCAGAATCCGAAGGGGATGCGTCCGTCGCTCTATCTCAAGGACGAGGACTACCGCCTCTCCTTTCTGCATGGGAACTTCGTCACGCTGACAAACATGAAGAAGTGGGAGATCGAGCGGATCGTCGAGCAACGCCTGACCCCGCTCTACGTCTCCGTTCACTCGACGAACCCCGAGACGCGCCGCAGGCTCTTGCGTCCCAGGGCGGAGAGGGACATCCTCGCCCTGATCGACTATCTGACGCAGAGCGGGATCGAGATCCATACGCAGATCGTTCTATGCCCCGGATACAACGATGGGGACGACCTCGAAGCCACGATCGGCGACCTCGCGGCCCGCTGGCCCGGGGTTCGCAGCCTCGCAATCGTCCCTCTCGGGCTGACCGCCCACAGGGAAGGCCTGCCGCAACTCCGTGGAGTGACCCCTGAGATCGCCTCCCGCCTCCTGGAACAGGCCGAGCGGCATGAGGAGCGCTTCCGGAGCCGGTTTGACGCGGGCTTCGTTTACCTCGCCGACGAGATCTACCGTCTCCTGGGCCGCGAGGTGCCTCCGGCCGCGCGCTACGATGGCTTTCCTCAACTCGAGAACGGGATCGGGATGACGAGGGACTTTCTCGACCGACTGCGCCGCCGGCGCCGCCTCTTCCCGACCGCCGCCCGCTCGGGCGAGCGGGCATTCACCCTCGTCACCGGCGAGCTCTTCGCCCCGATCCTGGAGCCTGCCGTGCGGGCGGCCGTCGAGCGAACGAGCGAGCGGGTCGAGATCCGCATCGTTCCCTGCGCCAATCACTTCTTCGGGAGGAGCGTGACTGTGGCCGGCCTCCTGACCGGCAGCGACATCGCGCGCTCTCTTGAAGGGCGCGAGCTTGGCGACAGGGTCCTTCTCCCTCCAGCGACTCTGAACGATGATGGGCTGTTCCTCGACGATATGCCGATTGCGGCATTGGCCGAGAGATTCGGTGTACCCTTCCAGACGGGGTTGTCCACGAGATGAGCTGGACCATCGGGACTCGGGCCGGCGCGATGATGGCGGCGGCGCCTGCCGAGGGCGAGCCGGCAGGGGGAGCTGAAGCATGAGCCTCCCCGTCGTGGCCATCGTCGGTCGCCCGAACGTGGGGAAGTCGACATTCTTCAACCGCGTCATCGGCAGGACGCTCGCGGTCGTCGACGACACGCCCGGCATCACGCGCGACCGCCACTACGCGCTTGTCGAATGGAGCGGCGTCTCCTTCCACCTTGTCGACACCGGGGGATGGGTGCCCGAGGGGCGGGAGGCCATGGCGCAGCGGATCCTCGAGCAGGTGACCCGCGCCCTCGGGGAGTGCGATCTGGTTCTCTTTCTCGTCGACGCGAAGGACGGCATGCAGCCGGACGATGCGGCGATCGCGCGCGAGCTGATCCGGGGCGGGCACCGGATCCTCCTGGTCGCGAACAAAGTCGACACCGATCGTCGTGAGGCCGACGCGGCCGAGTTCGCCTCCCTCGGCCTGGCCGGAATGCCCCAGACGATCTCCGCCTTGCAGGGCCGGGGCATGGGAGATCTTCTCGACCGGATCATCGAGGAGATTCCGAAGCGGGAGTCGGGACCGGAGAGGCCGGCCGGGATCAGAATCACGGTCCTGGGCAGGCCGAACGTGGGCAAGTCCTCCCTCGTCAATCGGCTGATCGGGGACGATCGGATGATCGTCCACGACGTCCCCGGCACGACCCGGGATGCGATCGATACGCCCTTCAAATACCACGGGCGCCCGATGATCCTGATCGACACGGCGGGAATCCGGCGCAAGATGGGGGGGCAGCCTGATTACGAGTTCTATGCGTCGCTGCGGGCCATTCGCACCCTGGATGGAGCCGACGT from the Candidatus Eisenbacteria bacterium genome contains:
- the der gene encoding ribosome biogenesis GTPase Der, producing MSLPVVAIVGRPNVGKSTFFNRVIGRTLAVVDDTPGITRDRHYALVEWSGVSFHLVDTGGWVPEGREAMAQRILEQVTRALGECDLVLFLVDAKDGMQPDDAAIARELIRGGHRILLVANKVDTDRREADAAEFASLGLAGMPQTISALQGRGMGDLLDRIIEEIPKRESGPERPAGIRITVLGRPNVGKSSLVNRLIGDDRMIVHDVPGTTRDAIDTPFKYHGRPMILIDTAGIRRKMGGQPDYEFYASLRAIRTLDGADVALLVLDASEPITRQDVNIARLIDDSGRACVWVFNKWDLVQKDDKTSARMLEQARAGIPFQAHAPAEFISALTVQRVSRVPERILEAYEAARRKVGTSELNDCVQRAVAQNPPRTRTGVRPVRIYYATQIRTAPPTFALFVNRPEHFPKDYGRYLGRELRQSFGFAGSPIRLTIRKRT
- a CDS encoding DUF512 domain-containing protein → MRIVSVDEGSPAQRIGVRAGETLVAINGNSIRDVLDYHFHAADGDLEILVSSSPAATRTLEVRLDPGQALGLQLEELKIRLCGNNCIFCFVDQNPKGMRPSLYLKDEDYRLSFLHGNFVTLTNMKKWEIERIVEQRLTPLYVSVHSTNPETRRRLLRPRAERDILALIDYLTQSGIEIHTQIVLCPGYNDGDDLEATIGDLAARWPGVRSLAIVPLGLTAHREGLPQLRGVTPEIASRLLEQAERHEERFRSRFDAGFVYLADEIYRLLGREVPPAARYDGFPQLENGIGMTRDFLDRLRRRRRLFPTAARSGERAFTLVTGELFAPILEPAVRAAVERTSERVEIRIVPCANHFFGRSVTVAGLLTGSDIARSLEGRELGDRVLLPPATLNDDGLFLDDMPIAALAERFGVPFQTGLSTR